AAAGTGGGTTACATCAGTATCTAAAGATAGAAATTTAGTACTATTTGAACTTGCGATAAATCAGTTAGTTAAAATCCCTCTTAATATTTATGGTAGTGTTGGAGTGGTTA
Above is a genomic segment from Spartinivicinus poritis containing:
- a CDS encoding WD40 repeat domain-containing protein — protein: MNNSNCQVVRVLNYHQGDVIGVTYSPDGKWVTSVSKDRNLVLFELAINQLVKIPLNIYGSVGVVKFSPKG